Within the Streptomyces sp. NBC_00353 genome, the region CCGTCGACGGTGGCGACGCACTCGAAGCACGTCCCCATGTTGCACAGCGGCGCCCGGGGTGCCCCGGTGCGGTCTCGTTCGAACGCGGCCCCTTCGGCGAGCATGGCGGTGGCCACCGTCTCGCCCGAACAGGCTCGAACCGGGTCGCCGTCCACGCCGATCGTCACGGCGTCGCCGCGCTCCTGCGCGGTGCGACGCCAGGCAGTGTCTGTGGTCATGAGGTGCTCCTTTCCGCAAAGCGGGCCGGGTCGTACGGTGCGAGGTCGATATCGGGTGAGCGCCCGGCGATGAGGCCGGTCAGCACCCGTGCGAAGCTCGGCCCGAGGGTGAACGCCGATCCGCCGGTGGCGACGAACACCCCGGGCGCGCCCTTGACCGCGCCGACGAGCGGGAGCTGGTCGGGTGCCACCGTGGTTGCGCCGACCCAGCTGCGCACGGCGGGTACCCGTTCCAGCGCGGGAACGGTGTTCACGGCCGCACGCGCGTTGCCGGCGATCGACTGCGGGATCAGCTGGTGCTTGCGGTCGAACGCCGGGGCGC harbors:
- a CDS encoding (2Fe-2S)-binding protein, producing the protein MTTDTAWRRTAQERGDAVTIGVDGDPVRACSGETVATAMLAEGAAFERDRTGAPRAPLCNMGTCFECVATVDGRPLTRTCLVPAREGMVIETSGRL